One Qiania dongpingensis genomic window carries:
- a CDS encoding sensor histidine kinase, whose translation MKKWTLQVRLTVVVGVILLSVCLLLTANSLLAADTYYGNYASLIESGQVELDPAWIEADRIDPAAVSPGEFYREASHRFSIQSLIVMALLVVLSVGCTYWTAGRILRPLRKLTESVREVDDMHLDHRVATEGAKGEVLALTESFNGMLDRLESSFSIQKRFAANAAHELKTPLAVIKSSLQVLEMSPQPQEEDYQEFMADTGESLERIIQTVEGLLSLANLEAAPVGETVELRTLLDQAVRELSGRAEECGVMLAVSGQAQPIRGNASLLYRAVFNLIENAIKYNRPGGRVIVTMEQSEENVCIQIEDTGIGIEADALPHIFEPFYRSDPSRSQQISGSGLGLSVAKLIVERHGGKIEVTSKMETGSVFRVMLKQ comes from the coding sequence ATGAAAAAATGGACGTTACAAGTTCGGCTCACTGTAGTTGTGGGAGTGATTTTGCTTTCTGTATGCCTTCTGCTGACGGCTAATTCCCTTTTAGCCGCAGACACTTATTACGGAAATTATGCTTCGCTGATCGAGTCGGGTCAGGTGGAGCTGGACCCTGCTTGGATTGAGGCGGATCGGATCGACCCGGCAGCGGTGTCTCCGGGGGAATTTTATCGGGAGGCGTCTCATCGATTTTCCATACAGTCCCTGATTGTCATGGCTCTGCTCGTAGTCCTGAGTGTGGGCTGTACCTATTGGACCGCCGGCCGGATCCTGCGCCCCTTAAGAAAGCTGACGGAATCCGTCCGTGAGGTCGATGACATGCATCTGGACCATAGGGTTGCCACAGAAGGTGCGAAGGGCGAGGTGCTGGCTCTTACGGAATCTTTCAATGGAATGTTAGACAGGCTGGAAAGCTCTTTTTCCATACAAAAAAGGTTTGCGGCCAATGCGGCTCATGAGCTGAAGACTCCGCTGGCGGTCATCAAGTCCTCCCTTCAGGTGCTGGAGATGTCGCCGCAGCCGCAGGAAGAGGATTATCAGGAATTTATGGCGGATACCGGCGAGAGTCTGGAACGCATCATCCAAACGGTGGAGGGCCTCCTTTCCCTGGCAAATCTGGAAGCAGCTCCGGTCGGGGAGACGGTGGAATTGCGGACGCTGCTCGATCAGGCGGTTCGGGAGCTTTCCGGAAGGGCGGAGGAATGCGGTGTGATGCTCGCTGTCTCCGGTCAGGCGCAGCCGATCAGGGGAAATGCCAGTCTTCTCTATCGGGCGGTCTTCAATCTGATTGAAAATGCCATTAAATACAACCGTCCCGGCGGGAGGGTAATTGTCACGATGGAGCAAAGCGAAGAGAATGTTTGTATACAGATAGAAGATACCGGAATCGGAATCGAAGCAGATGCCCTGCCTCATATCTTCGAGCCCTTTTATCGGTCTGATCCTTCCCGCTCTCAGCAGATTTCCGGCTCCGGCTTGGGCTTATCTGTGGCGAAACTCATTGTGGAACGTCATGGAGGGAAAATCGAAGTGACCAGCAAAATGGAAACAGGTTCGGTTTTCAGAGTCATGCTGAAACAATAG
- a CDS encoding LytR/AlgR family response regulator transcription factor, whose product MLAVLCDDRAADRELLADFCARYGKENRLPITTLAFENAGALLQSREARGADVLFLDIYMEGALGVDAARILRSKGFRGAIVFTTTSREHYADGFEVEAIHYLLKPVAWDTFCEAMRRVHDRSAAQARSVRVTAGHAEVDVDVSGLCYIEVYGHKTILHTGKGEVTVNQSLAALEEALGGDPFLRCYRCFIVNMDFVERVTDDAFLMKDGREIPLSRDGRAAIKNRYLSYVFKRMEG is encoded by the coding sequence ATGCTGGCTGTACTCTGTGACGACCGGGCGGCGGACCGGGAACTGCTGGCTGATTTCTGCGCCCGGTACGGGAAGGAAAACCGCCTGCCCATCACCACTTTAGCCTTTGAGAACGCCGGGGCGCTGCTGCAAAGCCGGGAGGCGAGGGGCGCAGACGTGTTGTTTTTAGATATTTACATGGAAGGAGCCTTGGGGGTAGATGCGGCGCGCATTTTACGGAGTAAGGGGTTTCGGGGTGCGATTGTGTTCACCACCACCAGCCGGGAACACTACGCGGATGGCTTTGAGGTGGAGGCCATCCACTATCTCTTAAAGCCAGTGGCGTGGGATACCTTCTGCGAGGCCATGCGCCGGGTGCATGACCGTTCCGCCGCGCAGGCGCGGTCCGTGCGGGTCACGGCCGGACACGCCGAGGTGGATGTGGACGTTTCCGGCCTTTGCTACATCGAGGTCTACGGACACAAGACCATCCTTCATACTGGCAAGGGAGAGGTGACGGTGAATCAGTCTCTCGCCGCATTGGAGGAAGCCCTGGGCGGCGACCCCTTCCTGCGCTGTTACCGCTGCTTCATTGTCAACATGGATTTCGTGGAGCGGGTGACGGATGACGCCTTTCTGATGAAGGACGGGCGGGAAATTCCCTTGTCCCGGGACGGCCGAGCCGCCATTAAAAACCGATACCTGTCGTATGTGTTCAAACGGATGGAGGGATAA
- a CDS encoding sensor histidine kinase: METIASEYIVCIIEAAMTMFFCIYVVKDRLTVRRTALLPLAVATLALIGSALSMAISAGLDTWLPYELDTSTPMLLLWFLTGFFCLRAATHEPKSALVFLLILASQVLQLCRSVTFFFYGLVFPELAVGDFAWTDIVGFGVPSVLLTLLLAVFCRSLYQKLQGQGWNEYARLWMIPLFFVILYTLQINLLPIEGSPAAAYSIKILLLLCAFLTYSQMASAIRSAAKAARESAVHAQLAHQLDLQRARMEDLESHAEEMKRIRHDRRQHVQVLRGLLEKNEIQEALTYLDDYEGSMAQAIQPPLCENYVADTLCRRYEALAKQSGIEVTTELTLPKEPGIAGSDLAVILGNLWENAVTAALDAEEGRRFIQLKVQTEAGRVLIRMENGFSGPVYEENERFYSTKPGRNRAEGVGIASIRAVAERCGGIAGFTYTPDTFTASVLLYRKQG; this comes from the coding sequence ATGGAAACAATCGCTTCCGAATATATCGTCTGTATCATAGAGGCGGCTATGACCATGTTCTTCTGTATCTATGTGGTGAAAGACCGGCTGACAGTCCGCCGCACGGCGCTGCTTCCTTTGGCCGTGGCAACTCTGGCCCTTATCGGCAGCGCGCTGTCGATGGCCATCTCCGCGGGGCTTGACACCTGGCTTCCCTATGAATTGGATACCAGCACGCCCATGCTGCTGTTGTGGTTCCTGACGGGCTTTTTTTGCCTGCGGGCCGCCACCCATGAACCAAAGAGCGCTCTGGTGTTCCTCCTGATCCTCGCCAGCCAGGTCCTGCAGCTGTGCCGCAGCGTCACTTTCTTTTTTTACGGCCTCGTTTTTCCGGAGCTGGCGGTGGGCGACTTTGCCTGGACCGACATTGTGGGCTTCGGCGTCCCCTCGGTGCTGCTGACGCTCCTGCTTGCGGTATTCTGCCGCAGTCTCTACCAAAAGCTGCAGGGACAGGGCTGGAATGAATATGCCAGGTTATGGATGATTCCCCTGTTTTTCGTGATCCTATACACCTTGCAGATCAACCTGCTTCCCATCGAGGGCAGTCCGGCAGCGGCCTACTCCATCAAAATCCTGCTCCTCTTGTGCGCCTTCCTGACCTATTCGCAGATGGCCTCCGCCATCCGGAGCGCGGCGAAGGCTGCGCGGGAATCCGCCGTCCACGCCCAGCTTGCCCATCAGCTGGATCTGCAGCGGGCGCGCATGGAAGATCTGGAGAGCCACGCCGAGGAGATGAAGCGCATCCGGCACGACCGCAGGCAGCACGTTCAGGTGCTGCGGGGACTGTTGGAGAAGAACGAGATTCAGGAGGCCCTGACCTATTTGGACGACTACGAGGGCAGCATGGCCCAGGCCATCCAGCCGCCCCTGTGCGAGAACTATGTGGCGGACACGCTTTGCCGCCGCTATGAGGCGCTGGCAAAGCAGTCCGGTATCGAGGTGACAACGGAGCTTACGCTGCCAAAAGAGCCGGGGATTGCAGGCAGCGACCTGGCCGTTATCTTAGGAAACTTGTGGGAAAACGCCGTGACCGCTGCGCTGGACGCAGAAGAGGGCAGGCGATTTATCCAGTTAAAGGTACAGACCGAAGCCGGGCGGGTCCTGATCCGCATGGAAAATGGCTTCTCCGGTCCGGTCTATGAGGAGAACGAGCGGTTTTACTCCACCAAACCGGGGAGAAACAGGGCCGAGGGCGTGGGGATTGCCAGCATCAGGGCGGTAGCTGAGCGCTGCGGCGGTATAGCGGGCTTCACCTACACCCCGGACACCTTCACCGCCTCGGTGCTGCTCTACAGAAAACAGGGATAA
- a CDS encoding prolyl-tRNA synthetase associated domain-containing protein yields MNKEETYQFLRKHDIKFEVNEHKAVFNMGELDSVELSYPEWDAKNLFIRDDKKRNYYLISVKGDKRVDLKDFRRKHGLRALSFASEDDLLAIMGLTSGSVTPLGILNDTDRRVHFYLDSEFVGNMIGVHPNENNATVWMQADILTSLIREHGNEVDVVEI; encoded by the coding sequence ATGAATAAAGAAGAAACATATCAATTTCTGAGAAAACATGATATAAAATTTGAAGTAAATGAGCATAAAGCGGTTTTTAATATGGGAGAGCTTGACTCTGTGGAATTGTCCTATCCTGAATGGGATGCAAAAAATCTATTTATCCGAGATGATAAAAAGCGCAATTACTATCTGATTTCTGTTAAAGGTGACAAGAGAGTTGACTTGAAAGACTTTCGCAGGAAACATGGTCTACGAGCTCTTTCTTTCGCATCAGAAGACGACTTGTTGGCAATTATGGGATTGACATCTGGTTCTGTTACACCGCTTGGCATTTTGAATGATACTGATCGTAGAGTTCATTTTTACCTTGATTCTGAGTTTGTAGGAAATATGATTGGCGTACATCCAAACGAGAATAATGCTACAGTATGGATGCAAGCGGATATTCTTACTAGTTTAATTAGAGAACACGGGAATGAAGTAGATGTTGTTGAAATATAG
- a CDS encoding M13-type metalloendopeptidase, producing the protein MKKKWIKTITAIVLLLSLTLTACTRPAPSGSTAPRESSSSGMESAPSDTKGKSMTLGQLADYFVKAADDYNPKADRAAVLEGFDEKEQATRLQMFVLAGRAFGDLPAPEGNGKNTAPPPVDLTDAPEWAWSVLSNLSNGGVLAASDLGLPELEEAPETAGQDDSVSDTDGTSSSDAEMSDGMEADPAKLSDSQNSSSEKGSGNDKMNASVTQKDAEIIAQRFFQAFGTNLKDNFYATVNKGELDALELPGDGSAVGGSSAVAANTDKQLHELILEIVNSGKDYPKGSPEQKIRDLYQSVLALEARNAAGVEPLRKYLEAVDAAQNFSELNAAIAMAVNELGNPGNGLFPMLSVTDTQDSSRKVMQLLTLSIMFSAEDYDDPDNEMVQEYREGMISQLIAAGESKEEAERLTDGILRMERALAEHASSAEEQSSLQSQTKRYTPSSLDELMPQAKPSELFAAIGLKSDTRMQVFDDKQFAAYATWFTEENLELFKAMQKSALISGFGQYLSQELAENFDVQGGTPEETANEAVQSLLSEELGQLYVDRYFPAESKAEIEKMVQKMIDAFKARIGRLDWMEESTKQEAIKKLDNMTVLIGYPDQWDFNNAEIKGVSEGGSYFANVAASEADKWKKMIEGMDEPVNPRRFPMAVFTVNAAASRNTNTLIFPAGILQAPFYDKNASFEANLGAIGSTIAHEITHMFDDGGAQYDATGTVRNWWADNDFTHFQELCKKAEEFYNGYEAAPGIPANGKETLSENISDIGGIACGLEVLSSMENPDYDAFFRSYTRQWLRTGSYETLAEMAQSDQHAPNILRANRVLSNFQEYFDTYGIKPGDGMYVAPEDRIVIW; encoded by the coding sequence ATGAAAAAGAAATGGATAAAGACGATTACAGCGATCGTGCTTTTGTTGTCCCTGACATTGACCGCATGTACCCGCCCTGCTCCATCGGGAAGCACTGCTCCCAGGGAGAGCAGCTCTTCCGGTATGGAATCGGCTCCGTCGGATACTAAGGGGAAATCTATGACGCTGGGGCAGCTTGCAGACTATTTTGTCAAGGCGGCGGATGATTACAATCCGAAAGCCGACCGCGCTGCTGTATTGGAGGGCTTTGACGAGAAAGAACAGGCAACGCGGCTTCAAATGTTCGTGTTGGCGGGACGGGCTTTCGGAGATCTGCCCGCCCCTGAGGGCAACGGTAAAAACACAGCCCCGCCGCCCGTGGATTTGACCGATGCGCCTGAGTGGGCCTGGAGCGTCCTGAGTAATCTTTCCAACGGCGGTGTGCTGGCCGCCTCCGACCTAGGTCTGCCTGAACTGGAGGAAGCTCCCGAAACCGCGGGCCAGGACGACTCCGTTTCGGATACGGACGGGACGTCCTCGTCGGATGCCGAAATGTCTGACGGTATGGAAGCCGATCCCGCCAAGCTTTCTGACAGCCAGAATTCTTCCTCTGAAAAAGGCTCAGGCAATGACAAGATGAACGCCAGTGTGACCCAGAAAGACGCCGAAATTATTGCTCAGCGATTTTTCCAGGCTTTCGGTACCAATCTGAAAGATAATTTCTATGCGACTGTCAATAAAGGCGAGCTGGATGCCCTGGAGCTTCCCGGCGACGGTTCTGCCGTGGGCGGCTCCAGCGCAGTAGCCGCAAACACAGATAAGCAGCTTCACGAATTGATCCTTGAAATCGTGAACAGCGGGAAGGACTATCCTAAGGGCAGTCCCGAGCAGAAGATCCGTGATCTCTACCAAAGCGTTCTGGCATTGGAGGCCCGTAACGCGGCAGGGGTGGAACCTTTGCGGAAATATCTGGAGGCTGTAGACGCAGCGCAGAATTTCTCTGAACTCAACGCCGCCATCGCGATGGCGGTCAACGAGCTGGGCAATCCCGGAAACGGTCTCTTCCCCATGCTGTCCGTCACCGACACTCAGGACAGCAGCCGGAAAGTCATGCAGCTGCTGACTCTAAGCATCATGTTTTCTGCCGAGGACTACGACGACCCGGACAATGAGATGGTTCAGGAATACCGGGAGGGAATGATCTCCCAGCTGATCGCGGCAGGTGAGAGTAAGGAAGAAGCGGAAAGGCTGACTGACGGTATCCTCCGTATGGAGAGAGCCCTGGCCGAGCATGCTTCCAGCGCGGAGGAGCAGAGCAGCCTTCAAAGCCAGACCAAGCGCTATACTCCCTCATCTCTGGATGAGCTGATGCCTCAGGCCAAGCCCTCGGAGCTGTTCGCAGCGATCGGCCTTAAATCTGACACCAGGATGCAGGTCTTTGACGATAAGCAGTTTGCGGCCTATGCCACATGGTTTACCGAAGAAAATCTGGAGCTTTTCAAGGCCATGCAGAAAAGCGCTCTGATCTCTGGATTCGGCCAGTATCTGAGCCAGGAGTTGGCTGAGAATTTTGATGTTCAGGGCGGCACTCCTGAGGAAACGGCCAATGAGGCTGTACAGTCCCTGCTTTCCGAGGAACTGGGCCAGCTCTATGTGGACCGTTATTTCCCTGCCGAGTCCAAGGCCGAAATAGAGAAAATGGTACAGAAGATGATTGATGCCTTTAAGGCCCGCATCGGCCGTCTGGACTGGATGGAAGAATCCACCAAGCAGGAGGCCATCAAGAAGCTGGATAATATGACCGTTTTGATCGGCTATCCCGACCAGTGGGATTTTAACAATGCCGAGATCAAGGGTGTCTCCGAAGGCGGAAGCTACTTTGCAAATGTGGCTGCCTCTGAGGCGGATAAATGGAAGAAGATGATCGAAGGTATGGATGAGCCGGTAAATCCACGACGTTTTCCTATGGCGGTTTTTACGGTCAACGCCGCCGCCAGCCGGAATACCAACACTCTGATATTTCCGGCGGGAATCCTTCAGGCGCCCTTCTATGACAAAAATGCCTCTTTTGAGGCTAACCTGGGAGCTATTGGCAGCACCATTGCCCACGAGATCACCCACATGTTCGACGACGGAGGAGCCCAGTACGACGCCACCGGCACGGTTCGAAATTGGTGGGCGGACAACGACTTCACTCATTTTCAGGAGCTCTGTAAAAAGGCAGAAGAATTCTACAATGGATATGAAGCCGCTCCCGGCATCCCTGCCAACGGGAAGGAGACCTTGAGTGAAAATATCTCCGACATTGGAGGCATCGCCTGCGGCCTGGAGGTGTTGTCCTCCATGGAGAACCCGGACTACGACGCTTTCTTCCGCAGCTACACACGCCAGTGGCTGCGTACCGGGAGCTATGAGACTCTGGCCGAAATGGCCCAGTCCGACCAGCACGCTCCCAATATCCTGCGGGCCAACCGGGTGCTTTCAAATTTCCAGGAGTACTTCGATACTTACGGAATCAAGCCTGGCGACGGGATGTACGTTGCCCCGGAGGACCGAATCGTGATCTGGTAA
- a CDS encoding response regulator transcription factor: MKLLLVEDEVLLAKNVSKGLRLLGYAVDCAYDGEEALELYDLNDYDLMILDLNLPKLDGMEVLRRIRAQNGDFRILILSARNTLEDKINGLDEGSNDYLTKPFEFRELEARIRGLLRRNFTTSPSQLLCGRLRVDTALRQAWCGPSPVELTPKEYAILEYLLVNTGRVVSAEELIEHAWDSAADPFSNSFRFHIHSLRKKLDEAGARDYIITQRSHGYRIQAPEEKTL; encoded by the coding sequence ATGAAATTACTTTTGGTAGAGGACGAAGTCCTATTGGCTAAAAATGTATCGAAAGGCCTTAGATTACTGGGCTATGCGGTGGACTGCGCCTATGACGGCGAGGAGGCTCTGGAATTATACGATCTCAATGACTACGACCTGATGATCCTGGATCTTAACCTGCCTAAACTGGACGGTATGGAGGTCCTGCGGCGAATCAGGGCACAGAACGGCGATTTCCGGATACTGATTCTGTCTGCCCGGAATACGCTGGAGGATAAGATCAATGGACTGGACGAGGGGAGCAACGATTACCTGACTAAGCCTTTTGAATTCCGGGAATTAGAAGCCCGCATCCGGGGCCTCCTGAGGAGGAATTTCACCACCTCTCCATCCCAGCTGCTCTGCGGCCGGCTGCGGGTGGACACTGCGCTCCGCCAGGCCTGGTGCGGCCCGTCGCCGGTGGAGCTGACACCGAAGGAGTATGCCATTTTGGAATATCTCCTCGTCAATACTGGCCGGGTAGTCAGTGCGGAAGAACTGATCGAGCACGCTTGGGACAGCGCGGCCGATCCCTTTTCCAATTCTTTCCGCTTCCATATCCATTCTCTTCGTAAAAAGCTGGATGAAGCGGGGGCGAGGGACTATATCATTACCCAGAGGAGCCATGGCTACCGGATTCAGGCCCCGGAGGAGAAGACATTATGA
- a CDS encoding Ig domain-containing protein, translating into MRMKRKSRLLSLGLCLCMLPVTFPLSGMTYAAETSCPNHQEHTQECGYVEAQEGAPCTHTCELCDGSTDSTPAAESTPVPEATLEAEASPAPESTAVVALGSNSVMNGLSPVAVVPGGNVYNGDTLASALGGNDNATVNGNTVTLNKDVNLNGYVLFYNAPVILDLNGYTLGADDSLNPGGYGGMLSVYGVTLTIQNGTIRSDTSAFPSIRVYGGGCINLENVQIEGDVIVDEDSTFQANTTLVVKGGLLSSGTVRIANGATLDLTNGFLSASDRRKLVIFKADNNEAWDTEHPLVLADVHTSDWFFKLDPDESGLPEGYHLAYALNGGTSEWKLQPPGYAVSYSLASHLHADSTQGTVKQGDDLTIMLTAEQGYQIIRGNVHVFAVENGGDEPKRTKREFDYDEATGVLTVENVTTDLYIQVLEKIIVTSAILENGRIEIEDTVEHLTHDADFLAAYQEKIIIRCYPDPGYQLSSLTVNGKTFESGSVYTVMGPTAVTAVIEPAQVPLEIPPKITTTTLKSGLETAEYQELLGASGSTPITWSVVKGRFPDGLTLTSTGHIQGTPVLPGIFKFTLRAENSVGSDERKFTIEIRALPDGCSTYSYETLTDPATGIKVSGLFSSDAALAVRKNEVLHEKGACPACDDIRARQERGELLVLYDIGISTGSYQGELEVTIPVGEAMNGQTVYFLHCSEKVLESRTLTVENGVVTDTFSSLSPYAVAKTESKTVITGLPDACTLNVGQSISWMPAPVGGAWSYDKDYLEMTQGGGTYTFKALKVGKATATYTVDGVSYTVTITINKVREAPGPSPAPENPTPKPGTSQSENRTPQTGDTSNTLPFVLLALASLLGCIGLISCKKLGRKNGRNK; encoded by the coding sequence ATGAGAATGAAGCGAAAAAGCAGGCTGCTGTCTTTGGGGTTGTGCCTGTGTATGCTGCCCGTCACATTTCCACTATCCGGCATGACCTACGCGGCGGAAACGTCCTGCCCCAACCACCAGGAGCATACCCAGGAGTGCGGGTATGTGGAAGCCCAAGAGGGCGCGCCCTGCACCCATACCTGCGAGCTGTGCGACGGCAGCACTGATAGCACCCCCGCGGCGGAGAGTACGCCTGTGCCTGAGGCAACGCTCGAGGCGGAGGCTTCCCCTGCACCAGAGTCCACTGCGGTGGTAGCACTGGGCAGCAATTCTGTTATGAATGGTTTGTCTCCCGTTGCTGTTGTACCAGGCGGAAACGTCTACAATGGGGATACCCTTGCTAGTGCGCTTGGGGGGAACGACAATGCAACGGTAAACGGAAACACAGTCACATTAAATAAGGACGTCAATCTCAACGGCTATGTGCTTTTTTATAATGCCCCGGTGATATTAGACCTTAACGGCTATACTCTGGGTGCGGATGACTCTCTGAATCCGGGAGGGTATGGCGGTATGCTCTCTGTTTACGGCGTTACGCTTACGATTCAGAATGGAACGATACGTAGTGACACTTCTGCATTCCCTTCCATCCGGGTTTATGGCGGGGGTTGTATAAATTTGGAAAATGTGCAAATTGAAGGTGACGTTATAGTGGATGAAGACAGCACATTTCAGGCGAATACTACGCTTGTTGTCAAGGGCGGATTGCTGAGCAGCGGGACAGTTAGAATTGCGAACGGCGCGACTCTCGATTTGACAAACGGCTTCCTCAGTGCTTCGGATAGACGCAAGCTGGTCATCTTCAAGGCGGACAATAATGAAGCGTGGGATACGGAGCATCCGCTGGTTTTGGCGGATGTGCATACGTCTGATTGGTTCTTTAAGCTGGACCCCGATGAAAGCGGACTTCCCGAGGGCTATCATCTTGCATATGCCCTGAACGGCGGCACCAGCGAATGGAAATTGCAGCCTCCTGGCTATGCGGTGAGTTATAGTTTGGCGAGCCATCTGCACGCGGATTCCACGCAGGGAACTGTTAAGCAAGGTGATGATTTAACCATAATGTTGACGGCGGAGCAGGGTTACCAAATCATTCGTGGGAATGTCCATGTCTTTGCAGTGGAAAACGGCGGAGATGAACCAAAGCGAACCAAACGGGAATTTGACTACGATGAGGCAACGGGCGTTCTGACCGTGGAAAATGTAACCACAGATTTATATATCCAGGTTTTAGAAAAAATCATCGTTACATCCGCGATCCTGGAAAACGGACGGATTGAGATTGAGGATACAGTTGAGCACTTAACCCATGACGCTGATTTTTTGGCTGCATATCAGGAAAAGATCATCATTCGATGTTATCCGGACCCTGGGTATCAGCTATCATCTCTCACGGTAAATGGCAAAACATTCGAGTCTGGTTCGGTTTATACTGTAATGGGACCAACCGCCGTAACGGCAGTAATCGAACCTGCCCAGGTTCCTCTAGAGATTCCCCCGAAGATTACCACCACTACGCTGAAAAGTGGATTGGAAACGGCGGAATATCAAGAACTTCTTGGGGCCAGCGGCAGCACGCCCATCACCTGGAGTGTGGTAAAGGGAAGGTTTCCGGATGGCCTGACGCTTACGTCTACCGGCCATATTCAGGGAACACCGGTTTTGCCCGGGATTTTTAAGTTTACGCTCAGAGCGGAAAACAGCGTTGGCAGTGATGAGAGAAAATTTACGATTGAGATCAGGGCTCTCCCAGATGGCTGCAGTACCTATAGCTATGAAACCTTGACTGACCCGGCCACCGGCATCAAAGTGAGCGGATTGTTCAGCAGCGATGCGGCCCTGGCCGTCAGGAAAAATGAAGTGCTTCATGAGAAAGGCGCCTGCCCGGCTTGCGACGACATCCGTGCCCGGCAGGAGAGGGGAGAACTTCTCGTCCTTTACGACATCGGCATATCCACGGGCTCCTATCAAGGGGAGCTGGAAGTCACCATCCCGGTGGGAGAAGCCATGAACGGCCAAACCGTCTACTTCCTTCACTGCAGCGAGAAGGTGCTGGAAAGTCGCACCCTCACGGTGGAAAATGGGGTTGTCACCGACACGTTCTCGAGTCTTTCTCCCTACGCGGTGGCAAAAACCGAGAGCAAGACCGTCATCACCGGCCTGCCGGATGCCTGTACCCTGAATGTAGGCCAGAGCATAAGCTGGATGCCTGCGCCGGTGGGCGGCGCCTGGAGCTATGATAAGGACTATCTGGAAATGACCCAAGGCGGCGGTACCTACACCTTTAAGGCCTTGAAAGTGGGAAAGGCCACAGCGACCTATACTGTGGACGGCGTGTCCTACACAGTAACGATTACCATTAACAAGGTCAGAGAGGCTCCCGGCCCCAGCCCTGCTCCGGAGAACCCAACCCCGAAGCCGGGAACCTCTCAGTCAGAGAACCGAACCCCGCAGACCGGCGACACGTCGAACACACTGCCGTTTGTGCTGCTGGCGCTGGCCTCGCTGCTGGGCTGTATCGGTCTGATTTCCTGCAAAAAGCTGGGTCGTAAAAACGGCAGGAATAAATGA
- the guaA gene encoding glutamine-hydrolyzing GMP synthase, giving the protein MKQDMIVILDLGSTENTVLARAIRDMGVYSEIHPHDITVKELQALQNVKGIILNGGENRIVDGEAVDVAPELYGCGYPVISIDHPTAKCEKRYDRIPEEPVLKSFVFDECGAEANWNMKNFVADQIELVKQQVGGRKVLLALSGGVDSSVVAALLLKAIGQQLVCVHVNHGLMRKNESENVVSVFRDQLSANLIYVDATERFLTKLANVSDPEVKRKIIGGEFINVFQEEARKLEGIDFLGQGTIYPDIIESGTKTAKMVKSHHNVGGLPEDMKFELVEPLKQLFKDEVRACGIELGLPDYMVYRQPFPGPGLGVRCLGAITRERLEAVRESDAILREEFEKAGLDKKVWQYFTVVPDFKSVGMRNHARCFDYMVIIRAINTVDAMTASIEKVDWDVLEVITNRILNEVDHVNRVCYDMSPKPPATIEFE; this is encoded by the coding sequence GTGAAACAGGATATGATTGTTATTTTGGATCTGGGCAGTACGGAAAACACGGTTTTGGCAAGAGCAATCCGAGATATGGGTGTGTACAGCGAGATTCATCCTCATGACATTACCGTAAAGGAATTACAGGCGCTTCAGAATGTGAAGGGTATTATCTTGAACGGCGGGGAAAACAGAATCGTAGACGGTGAAGCCGTAGATGTCGCGCCGGAGCTGTATGGCTGTGGTTATCCGGTGATTTCCATTGATCACCCCACGGCAAAATGTGAAAAACGGTATGACAGGATTCCGGAGGAACCGGTGCTGAAAAGCTTTGTGTTCGATGAGTGCGGAGCAGAGGCCAATTGGAACATGAAGAATTTCGTGGCGGATCAGATAGAGCTGGTAAAACAGCAGGTGGGCGGCCGCAAGGTCCTGCTTGCCCTGTCCGGCGGCGTGGATTCCTCCGTTGTGGCGGCTCTTCTTCTGAAAGCTATCGGCCAGCAGCTGGTCTGTGTCCATGTAAACCATGGGCTGATGAGAAAAAATGAGTCGGAGAATGTAGTCAGCGTCTTCCGGGATCAGCTCAGCGCGAATCTGATCTATGTGGACGCGACAGAGCGATTCCTTACAAAGCTTGCAAATGTATCGGATCCGGAAGTGAAGCGTAAGATCATCGGCGGAGAATTTATCAATGTATTCCAGGAGGAGGCCAGGAAGCTGGAGGGAATCGATTTCCTGGGTCAGGGCACGATTTACCCCGACATTATTGAGAGCGGGACTAAAACCGCGAAGATGGTTAAGTCCCATCACAATGTGGGCGGTCTGCCGGAAGATATGAAGTTTGAACTGGTGGAGCCTTTGAAGCAGCTTTTTAAGGATGAAGTGAGGGCCTGTGGCATTGAACTGGGCCTGCCGGATTATATGGTTTACCGTCAGCCGTTCCCGGGACCGGGGCTTGGCGTCCGCTGCCTCGGCGCAATCACAAGAGAACGCTTGGAAGCTGTGCGGGAATCCGATGCGATCCTCAGAGAAGAATTCGAAAAGGCCGGACTGGACAAGAAAGTTTGGCAGTACTTTACTGTGGTGCCGGATTTTAAATCTGTCGGTATGAGAAACCACGCGAGATGCTTCGATTATATGGTGATCATCCGGGCGATCAACACCGTGGATGCCATGACGGCGAGCATTGAAAAGGTGGATTGGGATGTGCTGGAGGTGATCACGAACCGGATTCTGAATGAAGTCGATCATGTGAACCGGGTCTGCTATGATATGTCGCCGAAGCCGCCGGCTACGATAGAATTCGAATAG